From a single Nicotiana tomentosiformis chromosome 2, ASM39032v3, whole genome shotgun sequence genomic region:
- the LOC138905381 gene encoding uncharacterized protein encodes MSKSGFDRNVEPKEAPRLSEYNFNNGVSAIVSAIGRIKDTRWPRPLQTDPAQRNPNQMCKYHGTHGHRTEECRQLREEVARLFNEGHLREFLSDRVKNHFKYRDSNKQNEQEELQHVIHMIIGGVDIPQGAVFKRTKVSMMREKGTRDYVPEGTLSFNDEDAEGILQPHNDTLVISVLMNKIQVKRALIYPVSSANIIRSRVVEQLCLQDQIVPAARVLNGFNMASETIKGEITLPVNVVGTIQEIKFHVIEGDMRCNALLERSWIHNMRALPSTLHQVPKFPTSEGVKTVYGEQPAAKEMFAVGEVIPVSVLSSTKGSDSNGKQEAK; translated from the coding sequence atgagtaagAGCGGTTTCGACAGAAATGTCGAACCCAAAGAAGCACCACgactatcagaatacaacttcaacaatgGTGTGTCAGCTATTGTATCGGCCATTGGGCGCATCAAAGACACGAGGTGGCCCCGACCTCTGCAGaccgatccagcccagagaaatcctaatcaaatgtgcaaatatcatggcacccatggtcatagAACAGAAGAATGCAGACAACTGAGGGAGGAGGTAGCTCGTTTGTTCAAcgaagggcatcttcgagaattcttaagcgatcggGTTAAAAACCACTTCAAGTATAGAGATTCAAACAAACAAAATGAGCAAGAAGAGCTGCAACACGTGATCCACATGATTAttggaggggtcgatattccTCAGGGGGCCGTATTCAAACGCACCAAGGTGTCGATGATGAGGGAAAAAGGGACTCGAGACTACGTACCAGAAgggaccttgtctttcaatgatgagGATGCAGAGGGGATCTTACAACCCCACAATGACACATTGGTAATAtctgtccttatgaataaaattcaagttaaacgtgCTTTGATTTATCCAGTTAGCTCagccaacattattcgatcgagggtcgtagaacagctctgcctacaagatcaaattgtgccTGCAGCCCGAGTACTTAACGGCttcaacatggcaagcgaaaccatcaaaggtgaaattactttgccagtgaacgtggtcgggaccatccaagaaataaagttccatgtgatcgagggtgatATGAGGTGCAACGCCCTGCTCGAAAGGtcgtggatccataacatgagggcacTACCTtcgacccttcaccaagttcCGAAGTTCCCGACATCagagggagtcaaaacagtgtacggggagCAACCCGCCGCCAAGGAGATGTTTGCAGTCGGTGAAGTGATACCGGTATCGGTACTCTCATCAACGAAGGGATCAGATTCGAATGGAAAGcaggaggccaaatag